From a single Xiphophorus maculatus strain JP 163 A chromosome 5, X_maculatus-5.0-male, whole genome shotgun sequence genomic region:
- the etaa1 gene encoding ewing's tumor-associated antigen 1 — MNGGGRRLEPLAAAGAPRRNRLSRSLRQSQTGAAAVLESTRTGGEPEFKTPTRISRTKPSSVPGPNSPHNDPDLQQDIVWDAASPSPRRSGTRGKKAAAGGAVNISEIVSRIAPEHGRPRVTEPALQQWIGDSAAIPCTPDPQGPRAKRRSPRATGVENLLWLARQLDQNLFQNQDLEEILTEEGQGPRSFGSEPRPDPGFLQDDLDFLLDGPTQTPSRTPGQGPTQNRPGSSSLCDSSPAGSGTRSGPGSVQNQLEDDWENDDLLNDSLVLEMTQNPDRFLVPKLCSTQNPAGSGQGWVAPSVGIRTEKENQDPTWNPDWSSGSGKWVQTRTEQNRFSSVFRAPEPGQMCSLEPESQWFWSDPMNRPGSDGPEVLGHLDSVFRSEPVWDGPSDDLLCEMCEDLENRIQVQTNRTGSDQRAALQPTHRNSGNRIRPDPAGQAGCSLAAAPVKQPIGRAVFRNRTGSEPSAALRPKDARCFTFRRPCDRVTMATEKGKCSAAEIELKKQQALERRRRRLAPTGTG, encoded by the exons ATGAACGGAGGCGGAAGGCGGCTGGAGCCGCTGGCGGCGGCCGGAGCTCCGAGGAGGAACCGCCTGAGCCGCAGCCTCAGACAGAGCCAGACTGGAGCGGCGGCGGTCCTGGAGTCCACCCGGACCGGGGGAGAACCAG AGTTCAAGACTCCCACCAGAATCTCCAGAACCAAACCCAGTTCGGTTCCGGGCCCGAACTCCCCGCACAACGACCCGGATCTCCAGCAGGACATCGTCTGGGACGCCGCGTCCCCGTCGCCCCGCCGATCCG GAACAAGAGGGAAAAAGGCCGCCGCCGGAGGCGCCGTGAACATCTCAGAGATCGTCAGCAGGATCGCTCCAGAG CACGGCCGGCCGCGGGTCACAGAACCGGCGCTGCAGCAGTGGATCGGAGACAGCGCCGCCATTCCCTGCACCCCGGACCCACAGGGCCCGCGGGCCAAGAGGCGCTCTCCCAG AGCGACCGGAGTGGAGAACCTGCTGTGGCTCGCCAGGCAGCTGGACCAGAACCTGTTCCAGAACCAGGACCTAGAGGAGATTCTGACCGAGGAAGGTCAGGGCCCCAGGTCTTTTGGATCGGAACCACGGCCTGACCCAGGCTTCCTGCAGGATGACCTGGACTTCCTGCTTGACGGTCCGACCCAGACGCCGAGCAGAACCCCGGGTCAAGGTCCGACTCAGAACCGACCAGGTTCATCGTCCCTGTGTGATTCTAGTCCAGCCGGCTCCGGGACGCGCAGCGGACCCGGGTCGGTTCAGAACCAGTTAGAGGACGACTGGGAGAACGACGACCTGCTAAACGACTCGCTGGTTCTGGAGATGACCCAGAACCCGGACCGTTTCCTGGTTCCAAAGCTCTGCTCCACCCAGAACCCGGCTGGTTCTGGTCAGGGTTGGGTCGCTCCGTCTGTCGGAATAAGAACTGAGAAAGAGAACCAGGACCCAACCTGGAACCCAGActggagttctggttctgggaagTGGGTCCAAAcgagaacagaacagaaccggtTCTCCTCTGTCTTCAGAGctccagaaccgggtcagatgTGCAGCTTGGAACCAGAATCCCAGTGGTTCTGGAGCGACCCAATGAACCGGCCCGGTTCCGATGGGCCGGAAGTCCTGGGCCATCTGGACTCTGTGTTTCGGTCGGAACCGGTCTGGGACGGCCCGTCTGACGACCTGCTGTGTGAGATGTGTGAAGACCTGGAGAACCGGATCCAGGTCCAAACGAACCGGACCGGGTCCGATCAGAGGGCGGCGCTGCAGCCGACCCACCGAAACTCTGGGAACCGGATTCGACCGGACCCGGCCGGACAGGCTGGCTGCTCATTGGCCGCCGCTCCGGTGAAGCAGCCAATCGGCCGCGCCGTCTTCAggaacagaaccgggtcagaaccgtcGGCGGCGCTGCGACCCAAAGACGCCCGGTGCTTCACCTTCAGGAGGCCCTGCGACcgggtaaccatggcaaccgaGAAAG GGAAATGCTCGGCCGCTGAAATCGagctgaagaagcagcaggCGCTGgagaggcggcggcggcggctggCTCCGACCGGAACCGGCTGA